Proteins encoded in a region of the Agromyces protaetiae genome:
- the metK gene encoding methionine adenosyltransferase: protein MSDLRLFTSESVTEGHPDKICDQVSDSILDALLAVDPAARVAVETLVTTGLVHVAGEVSTSGYVEIPSIVRERVTSIGYNSSDVWFDGRSCGVSVSIGGQSPDIAQGVDDAFETREGSSVDELDRQGAGDQGIMFGYAVRETPELMPVPIWLAHRMAERLSHVRKAGELDYLRPDGKTQVTVGYEGQTPRTVETVVLSTQHSPQVSTEQLRAEVEELVVRPVLDSVELARPGLNVLINPTGRFEIGGPQGDAGLTGRKIIIDTYGGASRHGGGAFSGKDPSKVDRSAAYAMRWVAKNAVAAGLADRLELQVAYAIGKSAPVGLYVETFGTGALPDAQIIAAIREVFDLRPAAIIRDLNLLRPIYAKTAAYGHFGRELPEFTWERTDRVDDLRAAAGL, encoded by the coding sequence ATGAGCGATCTGCGCCTGTTCACCTCCGAGTCCGTGACCGAGGGGCATCCCGACAAGATCTGCGACCAGGTGTCCGACTCGATCCTCGACGCCCTGCTCGCGGTCGATCCCGCGGCGCGCGTCGCGGTCGAGACGCTCGTGACCACCGGGCTGGTCCATGTCGCCGGCGAGGTAAGCACCTCGGGGTACGTCGAGATCCCGAGCATCGTGCGAGAACGGGTGACCTCGATCGGGTACAACTCGTCCGACGTCTGGTTCGACGGTCGCTCGTGCGGCGTCTCGGTGTCGATCGGCGGGCAGTCGCCCGATATCGCGCAGGGCGTCGACGACGCGTTCGAGACCCGAGAGGGCTCGAGCGTCGACGAGCTCGACCGGCAGGGGGCCGGCGATCAGGGCATCATGTTCGGCTACGCCGTGCGCGAGACGCCCGAGCTCATGCCCGTGCCGATCTGGCTCGCGCACCGCATGGCCGAGCGGCTCTCGCACGTGCGCAAGGCCGGCGAGCTCGACTACCTGCGGCCCGACGGCAAGACCCAGGTCACCGTGGGCTATGAGGGGCAGACGCCGCGAACGGTCGAGACCGTGGTGCTGTCGACCCAGCACTCGCCGCAGGTGTCGACCGAGCAGCTCCGGGCCGAGGTCGAAGAGCTCGTCGTACGGCCGGTGCTCGACTCGGTCGAGCTCGCGCGCCCCGGCCTCAACGTGTTGATCAACCCGACCGGCCGGTTCGAGATCGGCGGCCCGCAGGGCGATGCCGGCCTCACCGGGCGCAAGATCATCATCGACACCTATGGCGGCGCGAGCCGGCACGGCGGCGGTGCGTTCAGCGGCAAGGATCCGTCGAAGGTCGACCGCTCAGCGGCGTACGCGATGCGCTGGGTCGCGAAGAACGCGGTGGCCGCCGGGCTCGCCGACCGGCTCGAGCTACAGGTCGCCTATGCGATCGGCAAGTCCGCACCGGTAGGTCTCTACGTGGAGACGTTCGGCACGGGTGCGCTTCCCGACGCGCAGATCATCGCCGCGATCCGCGAGGTGTTCGACCTACGGCCGGCCGCGATCATCCGCGACCTGAACCTGCTGCGTCCGATCTACGCCAAGACGGCGGCCTACGGGCACTTCGGCCGCGAACTGCCCGAGTTCACCTGGGAGCGCACCGACCGCGTCGACGACCTGCGCGCGGCCGCCGGGTTGTAG
- the coaBC gene encoding bifunctional phosphopantothenoylcysteine decarboxylase/phosphopantothenate--cysteine ligase CoaBC, with protein MNVVVGITGGIAAYKAVGVVRALVLAGHDVHVVPTEGALRFVGRPTLEAISRNPVHTDLYEGVSEVRHVAIGQAADLIVIAPATANSIAKLATGLADDLLGNTVLASEAPLVIAPAMHTEMWRHPATQANIDTLLARGVTVVGPAVGQLTGADSGPGRMEEPEAIVRAALAVVGETDAPSGTGAGVARSHDLAGRRIVVSAGGTREPLDPVRFLGNRSSGKQGVAIAEAARARGASVTLVAANLEIAEPTGCAVRQVSTALELRDAIREAAVGADVVVMAAAVADYRPAAVSEAKLKKTPGDAGLTLELVRNPDILAELGHAPHDGTVLVGFAAETEPDDVRLVELGREKRAAKGADLIVVNRVGWHEGFAGDDNRATVVGEDGAVVTELHGTKVSVAHGILDVVVSVLTDRSSTEREPTAGRPARTTDEESDPR; from the coding sequence CTGAACGTCGTCGTCGGCATCACCGGCGGCATCGCCGCCTACAAGGCCGTCGGCGTCGTGCGCGCGCTCGTGCTCGCGGGGCACGACGTCCACGTCGTGCCGACCGAGGGTGCGCTGCGATTCGTCGGCAGGCCGACGCTCGAGGCGATCTCGCGCAATCCGGTGCACACCGACCTGTACGAGGGCGTCTCCGAGGTGCGGCACGTGGCGATCGGCCAGGCGGCCGATCTGATCGTCATCGCCCCGGCGACGGCGAACAGCATCGCGAAGCTCGCGACCGGACTCGCCGACGACCTGCTCGGCAACACCGTCCTGGCGAGCGAGGCGCCGCTCGTCATCGCGCCCGCGATGCACACCGAGATGTGGCGTCATCCGGCGACCCAGGCGAACATCGACACGCTCCTCGCCCGGGGGGTCACCGTCGTCGGTCCCGCGGTCGGACAGCTCACCGGCGCCGACTCCGGGCCGGGCCGCATGGAAGAGCCCGAGGCGATCGTGCGCGCCGCGCTCGCGGTCGTGGGTGAGACGGATGCTCCGTCTGGAACCGGCGCCGGAGTCGCCAGGTCCCACGATCTCGCGGGCCGGCGCATCGTGGTGTCCGCCGGCGGCACTCGGGAACCGCTCGATCCCGTGCGCTTCCTGGGCAATCGCTCGAGCGGCAAACAGGGTGTGGCCATCGCCGAGGCGGCGCGCGCCCGCGGGGCATCCGTGACGCTCGTCGCGGCCAATCTCGAGATCGCCGAGCCCACTGGGTGCGCGGTGCGGCAGGTCTCGACCGCGCTCGAGCTGCGCGACGCGATCCGCGAAGCGGCCGTCGGCGCCGACGTGGTCGTCATGGCGGCCGCGGTGGCCGATTACCGCCCGGCGGCGGTGAGCGAGGCGAAGCTCAAGAAGACGCCCGGCGATGCGGGGCTCACGCTCGAACTGGTCCGCAACCCCGACATCCTCGCCGAGCTCGGCCACGCGCCGCACGACGGCACGGTGCTGGTCGGCTTCGCCGCCGAGACCGAGCCCGACGACGTGCGGCTCGTCGAGCTCGGCCGCGAGAAGCGCGCAGCGAAGGGTGCCGATCTGATCGTGGTCAATCGCGTCGGCTGGCACGAAGGGTTCGCCGGCGACGACAACCGTGCGACGGTCGTCGGCGAAGACGGCGCGGTCGTCACCGAACTTCACGGAACGAAGGTGTCGGTGGCACACGGCATCCTCGACGTGGTTGTCTCGGTTCTGACCGACCGCAGTTCGACCGAGCGCGAACCGACCGCCGGCCGACCGGCCCGCACCACCGATGAGGAGTCCGACCCCCGATGA
- the rpoZ gene encoding DNA-directed RNA polymerase subunit omega, producing MAEKLSGIIDPPIDDLLSKVDSKYQLVIFASKRARQINDYYADLHEGSLFDNVGPLVDSSIDDKPLTVAMHEINEDKLRIRPVGE from the coding sequence ATGGCTGAGAAGCTTTCCGGCATCATCGACCCGCCCATCGACGACCTGCTCTCGAAGGTCGACTCGAAGTATCAGCTCGTGATCTTCGCGTCGAAGCGCGCGCGTCAGATCAACGACTACTACGCCGACCTGCACGAGGGCAGCCTGTTCGACAACGTCGGCCCGCTCGTGGACTCGTCGATCGACGACAAGCCGCTCACCGTGGCCATGCACGAGATCAACGAGGACAAGCTCCGCATCCGCCCCGTCGGCGAGTAG
- the gmk gene encoding guanylate kinase, translating to MPEPIEPATTGSTSTRTPPEVDRVAASRAAVAARRARAAVKREIADGVRSPLDVLRAAFTDPDGVEGRLRATEFLGAIPAIGETKTARIMTELQIADAKRLGGLGRLQRRRLREFVADWVASHGGFGDRLVVLAGPTAVGKGTVANYIRTHHPEVRLSVSATTRPPRPGEIEGEHYYFVDDAEFDRLVAAGELLEWATVHNAYRYGTPRGPVEAAIRAGDRVLLEIDIQGARSVRRAMPDATLVFLLPPTWEELVRRLVGRGTETPAEQQRRLETAKVELAAVEEFDHQVVNRDVGEAARKVVDLMRPRKGRRPAALRHDLPRTGPAHPAN from the coding sequence GTGCCTGAACCGATCGAGCCGGCCACGACCGGATCCACGTCGACGAGGACGCCGCCCGAGGTCGACCGGGTCGCCGCATCGCGCGCCGCCGTCGCGGCCCGGCGCGCCCGAGCCGCCGTGAAGCGTGAGATCGCCGACGGCGTGCGCAGCCCGCTCGACGTCCTGCGTGCCGCGTTCACCGATCCCGACGGGGTCGAGGGCCGCCTGCGCGCGACCGAGTTCCTGGGCGCGATCCCCGCGATCGGCGAGACGAAGACCGCCCGCATCATGACGGAGCTGCAGATCGCCGACGCCAAGCGGCTCGGCGGGCTCGGCCGCCTGCAGCGCCGCCGGCTGCGCGAGTTCGTCGCCGACTGGGTGGCCTCGCACGGCGGCTTCGGCGACCGGCTCGTGGTGCTCGCCGGGCCCACGGCGGTCGGCAAGGGCACCGTCGCGAACTACATCCGCACGCACCACCCCGAGGTGCGGCTCTCGGTGTCGGCGACGACCCGGCCGCCGCGGCCGGGCGAGATCGAGGGCGAGCACTACTACTTCGTCGACGACGCCGAGTTCGATCGGCTGGTCGCGGCGGGCGAGTTGCTCGAGTGGGCGACCGTCCACAACGCGTACCGGTACGGTACGCCGCGTGGCCCGGTCGAGGCGGCGATCCGCGCCGGTGACCGGGTGCTGCTCGAGATCGACATCCAGGGCGCTCGCTCGGTCCGCCGGGCGATGCCCGACGCCACGCTGGTCTTCCTGCTGCCGCCGACCTGGGAGGAGCTCGTGCGCCGGCTGGTCGGTCGCGGCACCGAGACGCCCGCCGAGCAGCAGCGCCGGCTCGAGACCGCGAAGGTCGAGCTGGCGGCCGTCGAGGAGTTCGATCACCAGGTCGTGAACCGCGACGTCGGCGAGGCCGCGCGAAAGGTCGTAGACTTGATGCGGCCTCGGAAGGGCCGGCGACCCGCCGCCCTCCGCCACGATCTTCCGCGCACCGGTCCTGCGCACCCCGCGAACTGA
- the pyrF gene encoding orotidine-5'-phosphate decarboxylase, which yields MTAVTPFGERLAAVFASTGRLCVGIDPHAGLLDRWGLPDSAEGAREFGLRVVGAAAGLAGVVKPQVAFYERHGVAGYAALERVLHEARDAGLEVIADVKRGDIGSSVEAYGEAWLTPGSSLEADAITVSPYQGLGSLESVLRLAESAGKGVFVLAATSNPEAAAIQRAVLQQSSRAGESVGGAIVSGVTAWNQGLPDASNRAMGSIGVVIGATVDLAAAGIDRDGEPPRPGLPVLAPGFGHQGAAASEYRGIFGALAGGVLVSESRSILAAGPDGLADVIARRVDEVGVAGA from the coding sequence ATGACGGCGGTGACGCCGTTCGGCGAGCGGCTCGCGGCGGTCTTCGCCTCGACCGGACGCCTGTGCGTCGGCATCGACCCGCACGCCGGATTGCTCGACCGGTGGGGACTGCCCGACTCTGCAGAGGGTGCGCGAGAGTTCGGTCTGCGCGTCGTCGGCGCCGCCGCGGGTCTGGCCGGCGTCGTGAAGCCGCAGGTGGCGTTCTACGAGCGCCACGGCGTCGCCGGGTACGCTGCGCTCGAGCGCGTGCTGCACGAGGCCCGCGATGCCGGCCTCGAGGTCATCGCGGACGTCAAGCGCGGCGACATCGGCTCGAGCGTCGAGGCGTACGGCGAGGCCTGGCTCACGCCCGGCTCGTCGCTCGAGGCCGACGCGATCACCGTGAGCCCCTACCAGGGGCTCGGCTCGCTCGAGTCGGTCCTGCGGCTCGCCGAATCCGCGGGCAAAGGCGTGTTCGTGCTCGCGGCGACGTCGAACCCCGAGGCGGCGGCGATCCAGCGTGCGGTGCTGCAGCAGTCCAGCCGGGCCGGGGAGTCCGTCGGCGGTGCGATCGTGTCCGGCGTCACGGCCTGGAATCAGGGTCTGCCGGATGCCTCGAACCGGGCCATGGGCTCGATCGGCGTCGTCATCGGCGCGACCGTCGACCTCGCGGCCGCGGGCATCGACCGCGATGGCGAGCCGCCGCGGCCGGGCCTGCCGGTGCTTGCGCCGGGCTTCGGCCACCAGGGCGCCGCCGCATCCGAGTACCGCGGGATCTTCGGTGCGCTCGCGGGCGGCGTGCTCGTCAGCGAATCGCGTTCGATCCTCGCGGCGGGGCCAGACGGCCTCGCCGACGTCATCGCGCGCCGGGTCGACGAAGTGGGAGTTGCAGGTGCCTGA
- the carB gene encoding carbamoyl-phosphate synthase large subunit: protein MPKRDDITSVLVIGSGPIVIGQAAEFDYSGTQACRVLRAEGVRVILVNPNPATIMTDPDFADATYVEPITPEIIESIIVKEKPDAVLPTLGGQTALNAAIALHDAGILEKHGVELIGAKVDAIRKGEDRQLFKELVVECGADVARSHIAHTMDEVLAAADDLGYPLVVRPSFTMGGLGSGFAYDEDDLRRIAGAGLHDSPTTEVLLEESILGWKEYELELMRDTADNTVVVCSIENVDPVGVHTGDSITVAPALTLTDREYQKLRDIGIDIIRAVGVDTGGCNIQFAVDPENGRVIVIEMNPRVSRSSALASKATGFPIAKIAAKLAIGYRLDEIPNDITKVTPASFEPTLDYVVVKVPRFAFEKFPAADPTLTTTMKSVGEAMAIGRNYSTALQKALRSLEKRGSSFHWGAEERSADELLEGARVPTDGRIVLVQQALRKGATIEQAFEATKIDPWFLDQIQLINEVAEQVAAAESLDHATLLLAKDHGFSDAQIAELRGFGSEADAREVRHILGIRPVYKTVDTCAGEFPALTPYHYSSYDIETEVAPSDRRKVVILGSGPNRIGQGVEFDYSCVHASFALSDAGFETIMINCNPETVSTDYDTSDRLYFEPLTLEDVLEVIHAESQSGELVGVVVQLGGQTALGLAKGLEAAGVPILGTTPDAIDLAEERGQFAAILEDAGLLAPRNGTATDLATAVQVAEGIGYPVLVRPSFVLGGRGMEIVFDTANLTDYFTRIEGQGIVGPTHPLLVDRFLDDAIEIDVDALYDGTDLYVGGVMEHIEEAGVHSGDSSCTLPPVTLGRAEVDRVRDATRLIAEGIGVRGLLNVQFAIGAGVLYVLEANPRASRTVPFVSKALGIPLAKAASRIMVGASVQELIAEGMLPEQDGSRVPLDAPVAVKEAVLPFNRFRTREGTMVDSVLGPEMRSTGEVMGIDKDFPTAFAKSQLAAYGGMPATGTVFVSVSDRDKRAAILPVLRLQQLGFRITATEGTAEVLRRNGIEAGLVLKYHDKPTPEATSIVELIHQGDVHVVVNTPSGRSARADGYEIRASAVAAGIPIFTTIAELSAAVASLDAGEHGFEVTSLQEYQARREVTV from the coding sequence ATGCCCAAGCGCGACGACATCACCTCCGTCCTCGTCATCGGGTCCGGCCCGATCGTCATCGGCCAGGCGGCCGAGTTCGACTACTCCGGCACGCAGGCCTGCCGCGTGCTGCGTGCCGAGGGCGTGCGCGTCATCCTCGTGAACCCGAACCCGGCCACGATCATGACCGACCCCGACTTCGCCGACGCGACCTACGTCGAACCGATCACACCCGAGATCATCGAGTCGATCATCGTCAAGGAGAAGCCCGACGCGGTGCTGCCGACGCTCGGCGGCCAGACCGCGCTCAATGCGGCCATCGCCCTGCACGACGCCGGCATCCTCGAGAAGCACGGCGTCGAGCTCATCGGCGCGAAGGTCGACGCCATCCGCAAGGGCGAGGACCGGCAGCTGTTCAAGGAGCTCGTCGTGGAGTGCGGCGCCGACGTCGCGCGTTCGCACATCGCGCACACCATGGACGAGGTCCTCGCGGCGGCCGACGACCTCGGCTACCCGCTCGTCGTGCGCCCCTCGTTCACCATGGGCGGGCTCGGCTCGGGCTTCGCCTACGACGAGGACGATCTGCGCCGGATCGCCGGCGCAGGCCTGCACGACTCGCCGACCACCGAGGTGCTCCTCGAGGAGTCCATCCTCGGCTGGAAGGAGTACGAGCTCGAGCTCATGCGCGACACGGCCGACAACACGGTCGTGGTCTGCTCGATCGAGAACGTCGACCCGGTCGGCGTGCACACCGGCGACTCGATCACGGTCGCACCCGCGCTGACGCTCACCGACCGCGAGTACCAGAAGCTCCGCGACATCGGCATCGACATCATCCGCGCGGTGGGCGTCGACACGGGCGGCTGCAACATCCAGTTCGCGGTCGACCCCGAGAACGGCCGCGTCATCGTCATCGAGATGAACCCGCGCGTGTCGCGTTCGTCGGCGCTCGCGTCCAAGGCCACGGGCTTCCCGATCGCGAAGATCGCCGCGAAGCTCGCCATCGGGTACCGGCTCGACGAGATCCCGAACGACATCACCAAGGTGACCCCCGCGAGCTTCGAGCCGACGCTCGACTACGTGGTCGTGAAGGTGCCCCGGTTCGCGTTCGAGAAGTTCCCGGCCGCCGACCCGACCCTCACCACCACCATGAAGTCGGTCGGCGAGGCGATGGCCATCGGCCGCAACTACAGCACGGCGTTGCAGAAGGCCCTGCGCTCGCTCGAGAAGCGCGGCTCGTCCTTCCACTGGGGCGCGGAGGAGCGCAGCGCCGACGAGTTGCTCGAGGGCGCCCGCGTGCCGACCGACGGCCGCATCGTGCTCGTGCAGCAGGCGCTGCGCAAGGGCGCGACCATCGAGCAGGCGTTCGAGGCGACCAAGATCGACCCGTGGTTCCTCGACCAGATCCAGCTGATCAACGAGGTCGCCGAGCAGGTGGCCGCGGCCGAGTCGCTCGATCACGCCACCCTGCTGCTCGCGAAGGACCACGGGTTCTCGGACGCGCAGATCGCCGAGCTCCGGGGCTTCGGCAGCGAGGCCGACGCGCGTGAGGTACGGCACATCCTCGGCATCCGGCCCGTGTACAAGACGGTCGACACCTGTGCGGGGGAGTTCCCGGCGCTCACGCCGTACCACTACTCGAGCTACGACATCGAGACCGAGGTCGCGCCGAGCGATCGGCGCAAGGTCGTCATCCTCGGCTCGGGACCGAACCGCATCGGCCAGGGTGTCGAGTTCGACTACTCGTGCGTGCATGCCTCGTTCGCGCTCTCGGACGCAGGGTTCGAGACGATCATGATCAACTGCAACCCCGAGACGGTCTCGACGGACTACGACACGAGCGACCGCCTCTACTTCGAACCGCTCACGCTCGAAGACGTGCTCGAGGTCATCCACGCCGAGTCGCAGTCCGGCGAGCTCGTGGGCGTCGTCGTGCAGCTCGGCGGGCAGACGGCGCTCGGGCTCGCCAAGGGGCTCGAGGCGGCGGGCGTGCCGATTCTCGGCACGACGCCCGACGCCATCGACCTGGCCGAGGAGCGCGGCCAGTTCGCGGCCATCCTCGAGGACGCCGGACTCCTGGCGCCGCGCAACGGCACCGCGACCGATCTCGCGACCGCCGTGCAGGTGGCCGAGGGCATCGGCTATCCGGTGCTCGTCCGCCCGAGCTTCGTGCTCGGCGGCCGCGGCATGGAGATCGTGTTCGACACCGCGAACCTCACCGACTACTTCACGCGCATCGAGGGTCAGGGCATCGTGGGCCCGACGCATCCGCTGCTCGTCGACCGCTTCCTCGACGACGCGATCGAGATCGACGTCGACGCCCTCTACGACGGCACCGACCTGTACGTCGGCGGCGTGATGGAGCACATCGAGGAGGCGGGGGTGCACTCGGGCGACTCCAGCTGCACGCTGCCGCCGGTGACGCTCGGCCGTGCCGAGGTCGACCGGGTCCGCGACGCGACGCGCCTGATCGCCGAGGGCATCGGCGTGCGCGGCCTGCTGAACGTGCAGTTCGCGATCGGCGCAGGCGTGCTCTATGTGCTCGAGGCGAATCCGCGCGCGAGCCGGACCGTGCCGTTCGTGTCGAAAGCGCTCGGCATCCCGCTCGCGAAGGCCGCGAGCCGCATCATGGTCGGCGCATCGGTGCAGGAGCTCATCGCGGAGGGCATGCTGCCCGAGCAGGACGGTTCGCGCGTGCCGCTCGACGCGCCGGTCGCGGTGAAGGAGGCCGTGCTGCCGTTCAACCGGTTCCGCACGCGCGAGGGCACCATGGTCGACTCGGTGCTCGGGCCCGAGATGCGCTCGACCGGTGAGGTCATGGGCATCGACAAGGACTTCCCGACCGCGTTCGCGAAGAGCCAGCTCGCCGCGTACGGCGGCATGCCGGCGACGGGCACGGTCTTCGTGTCGGTGTCCGACCGCGACAAGCGAGCCGCGATCCTGCCGGTGCTCCGCCTGCAGCAGCTCGGGTTCCGGATCACGGCGACCGAGGGCACGGCCGAAGTACTGCGCCGCAACGGCATCGAGGCCGGTCTCGTGCTGAAGTACCACGACAAGCCGACGCCCGAGGCGACGAGCATCGTCGAGCTCATCCACCAGGGCGACGTGCACGTGGTGGTCAACACGCCGAGCGGCCGGTCGGCGCGGGCCGACGGCTACGAGATCCGCGCATCCGCGGTCGCGGCCGGCATCCCGATCTTCACCACCATCGCCGAGCTCTCGGCGGCCGTCGCCTCGCTCGACGCGGGTGAACACGGCTTCGAGGTCACGAGCCTGCAGGAGTACCAGGCCCGTCGCGAGGTCACCGTATGA
- the carA gene encoding glutamine-hydrolyzing carbamoyl-phosphate synthase small subunit, whose product MTEPTPLTSDPAVLVLEDGTRYEGRAYGARGRTLGEAVFATGMTGYQETLTDPSYAGQIVLMTAPHIGNTGMNDEDTESARIWVAGFIVRDPARVVSNFRSQRRLDDDLVEAGVVGISGIDTRAVTRHIRSAGAMRAGVFSGDDALLSAGEQLDLVRSGAEMAGQNLSGTVSTVERYTLPAEGERVGSVAVLDLGVKTSTLKYLAARGFDVHVVPQTVSIDEIRDLAPDALFFSNGPGDPSASDRHVELLRDSLRDGRPYFGICFGNQLLGRALGFDTYKLPFGHRGINQPVLDRATGRVEITSHNHGFAVDAPIGEITESSEGFGRVEVSHVDLNDDVVEGLNCLDIPAFSVQYHPESAAGPHDANYLFDRFRDLVVANKESNA is encoded by the coding sequence ATGACTGAGCCGACCCCGCTGACGAGCGATCCCGCGGTGCTCGTCCTCGAAGACGGGACGCGATACGAGGGGCGCGCCTACGGCGCGCGTGGGCGCACGCTCGGCGAGGCCGTCTTCGCGACCGGCATGACCGGGTACCAGGAGACGCTCACCGACCCCTCGTACGCGGGGCAGATCGTCCTCATGACCGCGCCGCACATCGGCAACACCGGTATGAACGACGAGGACACCGAGTCCGCCCGCATCTGGGTGGCCGGGTTCATCGTGCGCGACCCCGCCCGGGTCGTGTCCAACTTCCGCTCCCAGCGCCGTCTCGACGACGACCTCGTGGAGGCAGGCGTCGTCGGCATCTCCGGCATCGACACGCGGGCCGTGACGCGGCACATCCGCTCGGCCGGCGCCATGCGCGCCGGCGTGTTCTCCGGCGACGACGCGCTCCTGAGCGCGGGCGAGCAGCTCGATCTCGTGCGCAGCGGCGCCGAGATGGCCGGCCAGAACCTGTCGGGCACCGTCTCGACCGTCGAGCGGTACACGCTCCCCGCCGAGGGCGAGCGGGTCGGCTCGGTCGCGGTGCTCGACCTGGGCGTCAAGACGTCTACCCTGAAGTACCTCGCGGCCCGCGGCTTCGACGTGCACGTGGTGCCGCAGACCGTGTCGATCGACGAGATCCGCGACCTGGCGCCCGACGCGCTGTTCTTCTCGAACGGGCCGGGCGACCCGAGCGCGTCCGACCGGCACGTCGAGCTGCTCCGCGACTCACTGCGCGACGGCCGGCCCTACTTCGGCATCTGCTTCGGCAACCAGCTGCTCGGCCGTGCGCTCGGCTTCGACACCTACAAGCTGCCGTTCGGTCACCGGGGCATCAACCAGCCCGTGCTCGACAGGGCCACCGGCCGTGTCGAGATCACCTCGCACAACCACGGCTTCGCGGTCGACGCACCGATCGGCGAGATCACCGAGTCGAGCGAGGGCTTCGGCCGCGTCGAAGTGAGCCACGTCGACCTGAACGACGACGTCGTCGAGGGCCTCAACTGCCTCGACATCCCGGCGTTCAGCGTGCAGTACCACCCCGAGTCGGCGGCCGGTCCGCACGACGCCAACTACCTCTTCGATCGTTTCCGCGACCTCGTGGTCGCCAACAAGGAGTCCAACGCCTGA
- a CDS encoding PH-like domain-containing protein — protein sequence MAELVGGLVAALVIGAAAALMWRSWRRRARRDAAYGTYAVPAGLGTAELDIEALYVATTPVGSPLERLALAGLAFRGAAHVEVHAEGVLLRIVGEQPSFIPSAALAGAGTATYAIDRGVEPEGLVAITWRPEASGAVEASGAAGASAAAATAAPPPVQVDSYFRARYPGDAARLIAAVSDLAAVASVPRPEAKERDTND from the coding sequence ATGGCTGAGCTGGTCGGCGGCCTCGTCGCCGCCCTCGTGATCGGCGCGGCCGCCGCGCTGATGTGGCGCTCATGGCGTCGGCGCGCGCGACGCGACGCCGCCTACGGGACGTACGCGGTGCCCGCGGGGCTCGGCACGGCCGAGCTCGACATCGAGGCGCTCTACGTCGCGACGACGCCCGTCGGCAGCCCGCTCGAGCGCCTCGCGCTGGCCGGGCTGGCCTTCCGCGGTGCCGCGCACGTCGAGGTCCATGCGGAGGGCGTCCTGCTCCGGATCGTGGGGGAGCAGCCGAGCTTCATCCCCTCGGCGGCGCTGGCCGGTGCGGGCACGGCGACCTACGCGATCGATCGCGGGGTCGAGCCCGAGGGACTCGTCGCCATCACCTGGCGCCCCGAGGCATCGGGTGCGGTCGAGGCATCCGGTGCTGCCGGGGCATCCGCAGCCGCCGCGACCGCGGCACCGCCGCCGGTCCAGGTCGACAGCTACTTCAGAGCCCGGTATCCGGGCGACGCGGCCCGCCTCATCGCGGCCGTCTCCGATCTCGCCGCGGTGGCATCCGTCCCGCGGCCCGAAGCGAAAGAACGAGACACGAATGACTGA